From the genome of Arthrobacter alpinus, one region includes:
- a CDS encoding metal-dependent transcriptional regulator encodes MKAPLTSSSIEDYVKVIYAFTEWQDKPITSTQLAVRLGVANSSVSEMVRKLKDQGLVDHKPYSPIHLTEPGLKLALAMVRRHRLLETYLVRELGYSWDEVHDEAEQLEHAVSETFIERMSAKLGHPTRDPHGDPIPDPHGGISMPPSHRLDELDPGHRGCVSRISDHDPELLRYLGQHGIGLDTELEIVGRRPFGGTLEVRRITSPGVPDTGPQGTAVADTDDAGHLNLGDEAAASLWVTTQGYHPGCTVQELTGGSLMTPHSDALDHPGS; translated from the coding sequence GTGAAAGCGCCCCTTACCTCCTCCAGCATCGAAGACTACGTCAAGGTCATCTACGCGTTCACCGAGTGGCAGGACAAGCCGATCACGTCCACGCAGCTTGCCGTGCGGCTCGGCGTGGCGAATTCCTCGGTGTCGGAAATGGTCCGCAAGCTCAAGGATCAGGGCCTGGTGGACCACAAACCCTACAGTCCCATCCACCTCACGGAGCCTGGCCTGAAGCTTGCCCTAGCCATGGTCCGCCGCCACCGCTTGCTGGAGACCTACCTGGTCCGTGAGCTTGGCTATTCCTGGGACGAGGTCCACGATGAGGCCGAGCAGTTGGAGCACGCCGTCTCCGAGACATTCATTGAGCGCATGTCCGCCAAGCTGGGCCACCCCACCCGGGATCCGCACGGCGACCCCATCCCCGACCCGCATGGGGGCATCAGCATGCCACCATCGCACCGTCTCGACGAGCTGGATCCCGGGCACCGGGGTTGCGTCAGCCGCATCAGCGACCACGATCCGGAGCTGCTGCGCTACCTGGGCCAGCACGGCATCGGCCTAGACACCGAGCTGGAAATTGTTGGCAGGCGCCCCTTTGGCGGCACCTTGGAGGTCCGCAGGATCACCTCCCCCGGCGTGCCGGACACAGGCCCACAGGGCACTGCTGTGGCTGACACGGACGACGCCGGCCACCTGAACTTGGGCGACGAGGCTGCGGCGTCGCTCTGGGTCACGACACAGGGATACCACCCAGGCTGCACCGTGCAAGAACTCACGGGCGGATCGCTCATGACACCCCACTCCGACGCGCTGGACCACCCGGGGTCCTAG
- a CDS encoding YrdB family protein: MGRRKATAVKTSWLNTDLATMLVAGVGFALEVAMIAAFLFWGLRQSSPWNLVLGIGIPVAVVVLWGIFMAPHSERRLPENTVRWAALGVFLVAGVTLLAAGTLVPGVVMLVATGGYFVAERALARN; the protein is encoded by the coding sequence ATGGGCCGGCGGAAGGCTACTGCGGTGAAAACCAGCTGGCTCAATACGGACCTAGCAACAATGCTGGTGGCTGGTGTGGGCTTCGCCTTGGAAGTGGCGATGATCGCCGCATTCCTGTTCTGGGGCTTGCGGCAAAGCAGTCCGTGGAACCTGGTGCTGGGCATCGGCATCCCGGTAGCGGTAGTGGTGCTCTGGGGTATCTTCATGGCCCCGCACAGCGAACGACGGCTTCCAGAGAACACCGTCAGATGGGCCGCACTGGGAGTCTTCCTTGTGGCCGGGGTGACGCTGCTGGCCGCTGGCACCTTGGTGCCCGGAGTGGTCATGTTGGTGGCCACCGGCGGGTATTTCGTTGCCGAAAGAGCACTCGCCCGCAACTAG